From Ramlibacter tataouinensis, the proteins below share one genomic window:
- a CDS encoding MmgE/PrpD family protein, with amino-acid sequence MARNTQVLADTTAPPVTSILARFAATHPSRGWSDAVEHEAVRTFYNWLGCAIGAARHEAADAAVAAVQMLRPAPQATLMGRSERVDIGSAALVNGITSHTFDFDDTHLKTIIHPAGPVASAVLALAEFEESSGREVIDALVLGIDVACRIGNTMYPDHYDRGWHITGSTGMLGAAAGCARLMRLDEKQTTMALGIAASQPVGLREQFGTMTKPLHPGAAARAGLMAALLASRGFTSSPRALEAPRGLVQVVSDKRAWHEVTDELGQRFEISFNSYKPFACGIVIHPSIDACVQLREQGVLPEQVERIELRVHSLVLELTGKKEPRDGLQGKFSVYHGCAAGLIYGRAGEAEFSDAVVNDPLVVETRNKVVATVDDAIDEQSVRVAAVLKDGRRIEVRVEHAIGSLQNPLSDRQLEEKFGQLVEPVLGAGKARDITGMCWSLATVPDVRALTALCQA; translated from the coding sequence TTGGCTCGCAATACCCAGGTCCTCGCCGACACCACGGCGCCCCCCGTCACCTCCATCCTGGCCCGCTTCGCCGCGACGCATCCGTCGCGCGGCTGGAGCGATGCCGTCGAGCACGAGGCCGTTCGCACCTTCTACAACTGGCTCGGCTGCGCCATCGGCGCGGCGCGCCATGAAGCGGCCGATGCCGCCGTCGCGGCCGTGCAGATGCTGCGACCGGCGCCCCAGGCCACGCTGATGGGCCGCAGCGAGCGGGTGGACATCGGCAGCGCGGCGCTGGTGAATGGCATCACCTCGCACACCTTCGACTTCGACGACACCCACCTCAAGACCATCATCCATCCGGCCGGCCCGGTCGCCTCGGCCGTGCTGGCGCTGGCGGAGTTCGAGGAGTCGAGCGGCCGCGAGGTGATCGATGCGCTGGTGCTGGGCATCGACGTGGCCTGCCGCATCGGCAACACCATGTACCCGGACCACTACGACCGCGGCTGGCACATCACCGGCTCCACCGGCATGCTGGGCGCCGCCGCCGGTTGCGCGCGGCTGATGCGGCTCGACGAGAAGCAGACCACGATGGCGCTGGGCATCGCCGCCTCGCAACCGGTCGGCTTGCGCGAGCAGTTCGGCACCATGACCAAGCCGCTGCATCCGGGTGCCGCCGCACGCGCCGGCCTGATGGCCGCGCTGTTGGCCAGCCGCGGTTTCACTTCCAGCCCGCGCGCCCTGGAAGCGCCGCGCGGCCTGGTGCAGGTGGTCTCGGACAAGCGCGCCTGGCACGAGGTGACCGACGAGCTGGGCCAGCGCTTCGAGATCTCCTTCAACAGCTACAAGCCCTTCGCCTGCGGCATCGTGATCCATCCCAGCATCGATGCCTGCGTGCAGCTGCGCGAGCAGGGCGTCCTGCCCGAGCAGGTGGAGCGCATCGAGCTGCGCGTGCATTCGCTGGTGCTCGAGCTCACGGGCAAAAAGGAACCCCGGGACGGCCTCCAAGGCAAGTTCAGCGTCTACCACGGATGCGCCGCCGGCCTGATCTACGGCCGCGCGGGAGAGGCGGAGTTCTCCGACGCGGTGGTGAACGACCCGCTGGTGGTCGAGACGCGCAACAAGGTGGTGGCCACGGTCGACGACGCGATCGACGAGCAATCGGTGCGGGTGGCGGCGGTGCTCAAGGATGGCCGCCGCATCGAAGTGCGCGTGGAGCACGCGATCGGCTCGCTGCAGAACCCGCTGTCGGACCGGCAGCTGGAGGAGAAATTCGGCCAGCTCGTGGAGCCGGTGCTGGGCGCGGGCAAGGCGCGCGACATCACCGGGATGTGCTGGTCGCTGGCGACCGTGCCCGATGTGCGCGCGCTGACCGCGCTGTGCCAGGCCTGA
- a CDS encoding Bug family tripartite tricarboxylate transporter substrate binding protein has protein sequence MKRRHLLVAAPAAIALPRLALSQAYPSKPIRYIVPVAAGGGNDMIARVVTERWGKLLGQSFVVDNQSGGGGVVACQATMRAPADGYTLMQGYVATHGTTPATRKFSYDAVKDFTPIGMIGATPNVLAIHAGVPAKNVAEFIDYVKRNPGKVSYGSAGAGSLTHMTMELFKQETGAFMLHIPYRGIAPAINDLLGGQTQAMFPGLAAALPHLRSGRMRALAVTGKQRNAQLKDIPTMEEAGFKGFDAMQWYGSVGPANLPADIVRRLNETQVAVLKAPDLAEKLAGEAVEPWPMSPEQFGQYIRSEIERWSALAKARKIQLDE, from the coding sequence ATGAAACGCCGGCACCTGCTCGTTGCGGCCCCAGCGGCGATCGCATTGCCGCGGCTGGCCCTGTCACAGGCCTATCCATCCAAGCCCATCCGTTACATCGTCCCGGTGGCGGCCGGCGGCGGCAACGACATGATTGCCCGCGTGGTGACCGAGCGCTGGGGCAAGCTGCTGGGGCAGAGTTTCGTCGTGGACAACCAGAGCGGCGGCGGCGGCGTGGTGGCCTGCCAGGCCACGATGCGCGCGCCGGCCGACGGCTACACCCTAATGCAGGGCTACGTGGCCACCCATGGCACCACGCCGGCCACGCGCAAGTTCAGCTATGACGCAGTGAAGGACTTCACGCCGATCGGCATGATCGGCGCCACGCCCAACGTGCTGGCGATCCATGCCGGCGTGCCGGCGAAGAACGTCGCCGAGTTCATCGATTACGTCAAGCGCAATCCCGGCAAGGTGAGCTACGGCTCGGCCGGCGCCGGCTCGCTGACGCACATGACGATGGAGCTGTTCAAGCAGGAGACCGGCGCCTTCATGCTGCACATTCCCTACCGCGGCATCGCGCCCGCCATCAACGACCTGCTGGGCGGGCAGACCCAGGCCATGTTCCCCGGGCTGGCGGCGGCGCTGCCGCACCTGCGCTCCGGACGCATGCGGGCGCTGGCCGTCACCGGCAAGCAGCGCAATGCTCAGCTCAAGGACATTCCCACCATGGAAGAGGCCGGCTTCAAGGGCTTCGACGCCATGCAGTGGTATGGTTCGGTCGGCCCGGCCAACCTGCCTGCCGACATCGTGCGCCGGCTGAACGAAACGCAGGTGGCGGTGCTGAAGGCGCCCGACCTGGCCGAGAAGCTCGCCGGCGAAGCCGTCGAACCCTGGCCGATGTCGCCTGAGCAGTTCGGCCAGTACATCCGTTCCGAGATCGAGCGCTGGAGCGCGCTGGCCAAGGCCAGGAAGATCCAGCTCGACGAGTGA
- a CDS encoding LysR family transcriptional regulator, with translation MHAKPTLADLRAFAAVGELQSFAAAARTLHLSQPALSRRIAHLEDQLGVRLLDRTTRSVELTPLGQRFLGEIRSLIASLDRSVVSLHDVAQLEAGDVTVGCVFSAVHHFLPGVIRSFRAQHPHVLVRIIEEGADEVLTFVKTGEADFALNYTGMQDPEVEFTPLLREPFVVACPADHPLAQRRAVRWDELADHPYALVSHASRNRVLIDQALAEVARLPRPVCEVRHVSTLIGLVEHGLAIAVVPRLALPRKPGSVVGVPLDKPAITRTIGLVKRTGRSLSPAAAAFARMLTQASRASGQGAARKAA, from the coding sequence GTGCATGCGAAACCCACATTGGCGGACCTGCGCGCCTTTGCCGCCGTCGGGGAACTGCAGAGCTTCGCGGCAGCGGCGCGCACGCTGCACCTGTCGCAGCCGGCACTGTCGAGGCGCATCGCGCACCTGGAGGACCAGCTGGGCGTGCGCTTGCTCGACCGCACCACCCGCAGCGTCGAGCTGACACCCCTGGGGCAGCGCTTTCTCGGGGAGATCCGCAGCCTGATCGCCAGCCTCGACCGTTCGGTGGTCAGCCTGCACGACGTGGCTCAGCTGGAGGCCGGCGACGTCACGGTCGGTTGCGTGTTCTCAGCGGTCCATCACTTCCTGCCCGGGGTGATCCGCTCGTTTCGCGCCCAGCATCCGCACGTGCTGGTGCGCATCATCGAGGAAGGGGCTGACGAGGTCCTGACCTTCGTCAAGACGGGCGAAGCCGACTTCGCGCTGAACTACACCGGCATGCAGGACCCCGAAGTGGAGTTCACGCCACTGCTGCGCGAGCCATTCGTGGTCGCCTGCCCCGCGGACCATCCGCTGGCTCAGCGGCGCGCGGTGCGCTGGGACGAACTCGCCGACCATCCCTATGCGCTGGTCTCGCATGCCAGCCGCAACCGCGTGCTGATCGACCAGGCGCTGGCCGAGGTCGCGCGCCTGCCGCGGCCGGTGTGCGAAGTGCGGCACGTTTCCACCTTGATCGGCCTGGTGGAACACGGGCTGGCCATCGCGGTGGTGCCGCGGCTGGCGCTGCCGCGCAAGCCGGGCTCGGTGGTGGGCGTGCCGCTGGACAAGCCCGCGATCACCCGCACCATCGGCCTGGTGAAGCGCACCGGACGCAGCCTCTCGCCCGCCGCGGCCGCGTTCGCGCGCATGCTCACGCAGGCCAGCCGGGCCAGTGGCCAGGGGGCGGCACGCAAGGCGGCCTGA
- a CDS encoding GNAT family N-acetyltransferase gives MTTHTRTSLVRHPAALDWSSSLETLDWSELQSLYRLAPLGNKDQALLRTVFANSRFKWFVRDAGKLVAAGRALSDGGDCSYICDVAVLPSHQGTGIGKEVVARLVADSHGHKKIILYAVPGKEDFYRQFGFLPMRTAMAIFEDQEAAIRRGHLAPD, from the coding sequence GTGACAACGCACACTCGCACTTCCCTGGTCCGGCATCCGGCAGCGCTCGACTGGTCCTCGTCCCTCGAGACGCTCGACTGGTCCGAACTGCAATCGCTCTATCGCCTGGCGCCCCTGGGCAACAAGGACCAGGCGCTGCTGCGGACGGTGTTCGCCAACAGCCGCTTCAAGTGGTTCGTCCGCGACGCGGGCAAGCTGGTCGCGGCCGGCCGCGCGCTGTCGGACGGCGGCGACTGCTCCTACATCTGCGACGTCGCCGTGCTGCCCAGCCACCAGGGCACGGGCATCGGCAAGGAAGTGGTCGCGCGCCTGGTGGCCGACTCGCACGGCCACAAGAAGATCATCCTGTACGCCGTGCCCGGCAAGGAAGACTTCTACCGCCAGTTCGGCTTCCTGCCGATGCGCACCGCGATGGCCATCTTCGAGGACCAGGAAGCTGCGATCCGGCGCGGGCACCTGGCGCCCGACTGA
- a CDS encoding GNAT family N-acetyltransferase yields the protein MLRFRSLTAADQDKLWHWLHIALWDPPPAGLRPIEVLQAEGVRIYAQNWGHASDVGVVAQVGGVDAGACWLRLLPAGVGLGFVDESTPQLGIALEPQFQHRGHGRPLMLAALAAARQAGYRQASLTVHPENPAQRLYEQCGFRKVERRNNYWLMLARVA from the coding sequence TTGCTCCGATTTCGCTCGCTCACGGCCGCCGACCAGGACAAGCTCTGGCATTGGCTCCACATCGCACTGTGGGACCCGCCGCCGGCAGGCCTGCGACCGATCGAGGTCTTGCAGGCGGAGGGCGTCCGCATCTATGCGCAGAACTGGGGCCATGCCTCCGACGTCGGCGTCGTGGCGCAAGTGGGTGGCGTGGATGCCGGGGCTTGCTGGCTGCGCCTTCTGCCCGCAGGCGTCGGCCTGGGCTTCGTGGACGAGTCCACGCCCCAACTCGGCATTGCCCTGGAGCCCCAGTTCCAGCACCGGGGCCACGGTCGCCCGCTGATGCTGGCGGCGCTCGCCGCGGCCCGGCAGGCCGGCTACCGGCAGGCGTCCTTGACCGTGCACCCCGAGAACCCGGCGCAGCGCCTCTATGAGCAATGCGGCTTTCGCAAGGTGGAGCGCCGGAACAACTATTGGTTGATGCTTGCCAGGGTGGCCTGA